A genomic segment from Neodiprion lecontei isolate iyNeoLeco1 chromosome 1, iyNeoLeco1.1, whole genome shotgun sequence encodes:
- the LOC107217102 gene encoding transient receptor potential channel pyrexia-like, producing the protein MTVCRAPATKLELMTLVENGDVKQAVQIIESSNTNDHRSFVEPCGSLRVTLVHLAAWQGYLSILQRLEISNADLDASDKLGRCALHLAAQQNHVDVVKWLLERGAAVENRFEVRFLPKDEPYSATALNSWPKCDIGHSLPLPECWGRTALHQAVKAGHVDIVNLLLKAGANPDARDQRGVTPLHLAAVTVDSNDPKDMSRFERIVDILVSASASVNIVHPDTGTTALHHAVTLGSREATKRLLEGGAWPTARCIGTGITPLHIAASAGFHDILRILLFHMDSSFVDVQDEVGRTPLHAAAYQGHLASIRVLVDSGSNLASETKTGVTVIDAIFENIARPITFITNILDSLVRGTDKNVNQVVLDFKPLAPRDEIQMAVVSALIGAVPSIEQMTILQHPLIEAFLGIKWHRLRPFFFLLVIIHVVFVLSLSCYAMILLQKVFDIAIPAGRVLILCACIILGHNLLQLLIVPRHHTRQFETWLSAICVTISIGVAIAGEYRPTMMEATNQAESESFRQWILQSVSVAILIAWIQIMLLIGRFPNLGHYTLMFSTVLKNVFKVLIAFVWLIIGFALSFSLLFCGGGQFTDSWKAVIKTMVMMTGEYNFDDLVKTMDITEKNVVLQFVGRIVFLMFVMLASIVLMNLMIGLAVSDIQGILKEGYIRRLLKQAEFVAHLEWVTSHRIFKSRLVPRYLRMMYESKKMIPTQITLGVLTEYGKKNTGISEELIDALFDIAMRNRELDKECESHSPSSKRNEDCFNETVPSCQHGVKEFFRENLRTQRMQSIRRKLGRRRKSAI; encoded by the exons ATGACGGTCTGCCGGGCCCCGGCGACGAAACTCGAGCTCATGACTCTCGTCGAGAACGGCGACGTGAAACAAGCGGTGCAAATCATCGAGTCCAGCAACACAAACGACCACCGAAGTTTCGTCGAGCCTTGCGGTTCGCTCCGAGTAACCCTCGTCCACCTCGCAGCCTGGCAAGGATACCTCAGCATCCTCCAGCGGCTTGAAATCTCGAATGCGGACCTTGACGCGAGCGACAAGTTAGGAAGGTGTGCGCTTCACCTGGCCGCTCAGCAAAATCACGTCGACGTCGTAAAGTGGCTTTTGGAGCGAGGAGCTGCCGTCGAAAACCGATTCGAAGTCAGATTCTTACCCAAGGATGAACCTTACAGTGCCACCGCTTTAAACTCCTGGCCAAAGTGCGATATCGGACATAGT CTGCCACTGCCGGAATGTTGGGGAAGAACGGCGCTTCACCAGGCGGTGAAAGCTGGACACGTCGACATAGTGAACCTCCTCCTGAAAGCCGGGGCGAACCCGGATGCCCGGGACCAGCGAGGAGTGACGCCCTTGCATCTGGCCGCCGTTACTGTGGACTCGAATGACCCAAAAGACATGTCGCGGTTCGAGAGGATCGTCGATATCCTCGTGTCCGCCTCGGCGTCCGTCAACATCGTCCACCCGGACACAG GCACGACGGCGCTGCACCACGCCGTGACCCTGGGTAGCCGGGAAGCTACGAAGCGACTTCTCGAGGGCGGTGCCTGGCCGACGGCTCGTTGCATCGGAACAGGAATCACCCCGCTACATATTGCGGCTAGCGCCGGGTTCCACGACATCTTACGGATCCTGCTGTTTCACATGGACTCCTCCTTCGTCGATGTCCAGGACGAG GTTGGACGTACACCGCTTCACGCGGCAGCCTACCAGGGTCACCTTGCTTCCATTCGGGTTCTGGTAGACAGCGGGTCTAATTTGGCCTCGGAGACAAAGACGGGAGTGACGGTTATCGACGCCATATTCGAAAACATCGCCCGGCCGATCACCTTCATCACGAACATTCTAGACTCGCTGGTGCGGGGGACGGACAAAAACGTGAAC CAAGTCGTCCTGGACTTCAAGCCGCTGGCACCCCGAGACGAAATTCAGATGGCCGTGGTTTCTGCCCTGATTGGAGCTGTGCCGAGCATCGAGCAGATGACGATCCTCCAACACCCGCTAATCGAAGCCTTCCTTGGAATTAAGTGGCACCGGCTTCGTCcgttcttcttcctcctcgtGATCATCCACGTGGTCTTCGTCCTCTCCTTGTCGTGCTACGCGATGATCCTCCTTCAGAAAGTTTTCGATATCGCGATACCTGCAGGCAGAGTCCTCATTCTCTGCGCCTGTATTATTCTTGGCCACAATCTACTCCAGCTGCTCATAGTGCCGAG GCACCACACGAGGCAGTTCGAAACCTGGTTGTCAGCCATCTGTGTGACCATTTCGATCGGAGTGGCGATTGCCGGAGAGTACCGTCCGACCATGATGGAAGCAACGAACCAGGCTGAGAGCGAAAGCTTTCGTCAGTGGATCCTGCAGTCCGTCAGCGTGGCCATACTCATCGCCTGGATCCAGATAATGCTGCTCATCGGGAGATTTCCAAACTTGGGGCACTACACGCTCATGTTCTCGACCGTACTGAAAAACGTCTTCAAGGTGCTCATAGCCTTCGTATGGCTTATCATTGGTTTCGCTCTGAGCTTCTCGCTTCTGTTCTGCGGCGGCGGACAGTTCACCGACTCCTGGAAGGCCGTGATCAAGACCATGGTCATGATGACCGGGGAGTACAACTTCGACGACCTCGTGAAAACGATGGATATTACGGAGAAAAACGTCGTTCTCCAATTTGTCGGAAGGATCGTTTTCCTCATGTTTGTCATGCTTGCCAGTATTGTGCTGATGAATCTAATGATCGGTTTGGCGGTCAGCGATATCCAGGGAATCTTGAAGGAG GGCTACATTCGTCGGTTGCTGAAGCAGGCCGAGTTCGTTGCTCACTTGGAGTGGGTGACGTCCCACCGGATTTTCAAAAGCCGGCTGGTTCCCAGATACCTGAGGATGATGTACGAATCGAAGAAGATGATCCCGACCCAAATAACGCTCGGCGTGTTGACGGAGTACGGAAAGAAGAACACTGGGATTTCCGAAGAGCTGATCGACGCCCTTTTCGACATCGCTATGAGGAACCGGGAACTTGACAAAGA GTGCGAAAGTCACTCCCCGTCTTCCAAAAGAAACGAAGACTGTTTCAACGAAACGGTACCTTCCTGCCAGCATGGAGTCAAGGAATTCTTTCGTGAAAATCTGCGCACGCAAAGAATGCAGTCCATAAGACGTAAGCTGGGTAGGCGGCGAAAAAGCGCAATCTGA